The following coding sequences are from one Streptococcus sp. NPS 308 window:
- a CDS encoding G5 domain-containing protein, whose translation MKKLRKVKKHWVAVSIGIATSALLVNNVAANEVGGGTSEILQPTTVTSSAIEKTNEIENTPSSTENGDNASTATVQTTAPSSNVSDSASTVTETPTKSADSKQIGRSVFRSVSASTPAEANKSQSKESVPTEPAESIEPALKPEVKADEEAIKAKAIPEIPKENQSKKIQDAITEDVRTVVSKPTVEGVEYDVHYDHKNKWYYVNATDFGLNVADNQDDTLAVNKALKAANEIVMADPDGKQHTGVAVKLSGIVNVARDKGEIDHYKILTYGSGVPMPIQKGRIDGVQNLSHVTKEEYENLRVDSDGLVRYVSSNGENLTGIALPIYRKSESGSFNQIKIGSEHSNVTGLFGDGPGTTVLKTNLVQLGNPWDSNENDTDNRDHAVLLVENQNGFLVKDLSVSIQNLKEAFGEQHDGFYVKGMPYYGKVDGVFVNDSDNVTVEGVEASGANKAGIRFGSTHNSVSNISLPGWGRPRSVSNLIAGKAPGYTFSSLNLGENNKVLNSNTHNNRVAGVQFSYQTNILIEGTTTSENGHKLNGSTGYGFASEAGSYNNGIVFRNNTSTYNYRKGLDIHDGDRILIENNISYGDRLLGISVYNRNFKMENVVIRNNVVTQDKTNRLVRDDLKVDGKFTHGHDYLQYEAIHLQTNEKSQDLSADGAVGYFEISNNRIQDLDSSGRTATNQDYNTNAILVRMQEPYLNYVLNIKNNQITGHSANDLIKMINSSNDNIKGTATLSDTSKFANGLGYGSGSINISNNKVELEELYGDPNKDLSAITIAESTSNFNVADKNIRANQDKFRGSVVFQNNDIKVKKTFMSTRPGIIGKQKTMPIISITTNAEGVLFKDNNLDFGEITQSLAKNAATQTPLISLNGNNGTLVQPGLGFGINTTRTPSNLPNTLSRTQPLAFIGNDIKISNISYANNVDLPIRVLETNNLVRYTENNTFTSDSEITVSTTDTKTDPLGNAIYKPTTERLTPNKEKNNAQFNMGVSRFSTSSPSLVNSSEETVPYETIYVNDKTIAAGTSIEKTPGVTGKKIVNTYATSVDNSAYEKTSGTNIMNYGLRNYYETTNIREATDNDRIPGLLRADYTTTDGKIMTATKTYSYTDTKKQTQTTEMTYRYENLPIGLKNDTQYTFTDENVTTAPQNRVVHVGTRTSKAIGAFDQFDVDFETEYVNDDTILVGDTVIKTPGVKGIRTVSYRETRDNDTNDLISREQVSDSITTKPIKQVVLVGTKPLTRTAQRTEKQDIDFEIVKVPSDKLFVGEEEIQTPGVKGTRTIVHEDTIDNRNNTVISSRVISDEQTEPVKQIVLVGTKPLTVTTQRTEKQDIDFEIVKVPSDKLFVGEEEIQTPGVKGTRTIVHEDTIDNRNNTVISSRVISDEQTEPVKQIVLVGTKPLTVTTQRTEKQDIDFEIVKVPSDKLFVGEEEIQTPGVKGTRTIVHEDTIDNRNNTVISSRVISDEQTEPVKQIVLVGTKPLTVTTQRTEKQDIDFEIVKVPSDKLFVGEEEIQTPGVKGTRTIVHEDTIDNRNNTVISSRVISDEQTEPVKQIVLVGTKPLTVTTQRTEKQDIDFEIVKVPSDKLFVGEEEIQTPGVKGTRTIVHEDTIDNRNNTVISSRVISDEQTEPVKQIVLVGTKPLTVTTQRTEKQDIDFEIVKVPSDKLFVGEEEIQTPGVKGTRTIVHEDTIDNRNNTVISSRVISDEQTEPVKQIVLVGTKPLNRTVQRTIELSIPYGIQSIYDDTLANGTKMIVAPGKAGLRTIIIEEVFDDKGQIISSNILSSTVTITPTDEIVRVGTAATTPNNTDKLSQDSQQNHANTGQSTVDNSKVLPNTGTENNHSVAVTGALALFAALGLTLFKRKEDND comes from the coding sequence ATGAAAAAGTTACGTAAAGTAAAGAAGCACTGGGTTGCTGTTTCAATTGGAATTGCCACATCAGCCTTATTAGTCAATAACGTAGCCGCTAATGAAGTCGGGGGAGGCACTTCAGAAATACTACAACCGACTACGGTGACATCTTCAGCAATTGAAAAAACCAATGAAATCGAAAATACTCCAAGCTCTACTGAGAATGGTGATAATGCCAGTACAGCTACTGTTCAAACTACTGCTCCTTCTTCCAATGTATCCGATAGTGCTAGCACTGTAACTGAAACTCCTACGAAGTCAGCAGATAGCAAACAGATAGGACGAAGTGTTTTCCGAAGTGTAAGCGCATCCACTCCTGCGGAAGCAAATAAAAGTCAGTCTAAAGAATCTGTACCGACTGAGCCTGCTGAATCTATCGAACCTGCTCTAAAACCAGAAGTAAAAGCTGACGAGGAAGCAATCAAAGCAAAAGCCATTCCTGAAATACCAAAAGAAAACCAATCAAAGAAAATTCAAGATGCCATCACAGAAGATGTAAGAACCGTTGTTTCAAAACCAACTGTTGAAGGTGTTGAGTATGATGTTCACTATGATCATAAAAACAAATGGTACTATGTCAATGCTACTGATTTTGGCTTGAATGTAGCTGATAACCAAGATGATACTCTCGCTGTTAATAAAGCACTAAAAGCAGCAAATGAAATTGTAATGGCTGATCCAGATGGTAAACAACATACTGGTGTTGCCGTCAAACTTTCTGGAATCGTCAATGTAGCTCGTGATAAAGGCGAAATTGATCACTATAAAATTTTAACATACGGATCAGGTGTCCCTATGCCTATACAAAAAGGACGAATTGATGGTGTTCAGAATCTTTCGCATGTTACGAAAGAAGAATATGAAAATCTCCGTGTAGACTCGGATGGACTTGTTCGTTATGTTAGTTCTAACGGAGAAAACCTTACAGGAATAGCACTGCCTATCTATCGCAAAAGCGAAAGTGGCTCCTTTAATCAAATTAAAATCGGTTCTGAGCATTCAAATGTAACTGGTCTGTTTGGGGATGGGCCGGGAACAACCGTATTAAAAACAAATTTAGTTCAGCTAGGAAACCCTTGGGATAGCAACGAGAATGATACTGACAATCGCGACCATGCTGTTTTGCTAGTTGAAAATCAAAATGGATTCCTTGTGAAAGATTTATCTGTTTCTATCCAAAACTTAAAAGAAGCTTTTGGAGAACAACACGATGGCTTCTACGTCAAAGGAATGCCTTACTATGGAAAAGTCGACGGCGTCTTCGTCAATGACTCTGATAATGTAACTGTTGAAGGTGTTGAAGCAAGTGGAGCTAACAAAGCTGGAATTCGTTTTGGTTCCACTCATAATAGTGTTTCAAATATTTCTCTACCTGGTTGGGGTCGCCCTCGCTCTGTGAGTAATTTGATTGCTGGAAAAGCTCCTGGTTATACTTTCAGTAGTCTAAACTTAGGTGAAAACAATAAAGTATTAAACAGTAATACTCACAATAACCGAGTGGCTGGAGTTCAATTCTCTTACCAAACCAATATCCTTATTGAAGGAACAACCACTTCTGAAAATGGACACAAATTAAACGGAAGTACAGGTTATGGTTTCGCTTCAGAGGCTGGATCCTACAATAATGGAATTGTTTTCCGAAACAATACGAGTACCTATAACTATCGTAAAGGTTTAGATATTCACGACGGTGACCGAATTTTAATCGAAAACAACATTTCATACGGAGATCGCTTGTTAGGTATCTCTGTATACAACCGAAACTTTAAAATGGAAAATGTTGTCATTCGAAACAACGTTGTCACACAAGATAAAACAAATCGTCTAGTACGAGATGACTTGAAAGTTGACGGAAAATTCACACATGGTCATGATTACCTCCAGTATGAAGCAATTCATTTGCAAACGAATGAAAAATCTCAGGACTTGAGTGCAGACGGAGCCGTAGGTTATTTTGAAATTAGTAATAACCGCATTCAAGATTTGGATTCATCAGGTAGAACCGCTACAAACCAAGACTATAATACAAATGCTATTCTTGTTCGTATGCAAGAACCTTACCTAAACTATGTACTTAATATTAAAAACAACCAAATCACTGGACACTCAGCAAACGATTTGATTAAGATGATTAACTCTTCTAATGACAATATTAAGGGAACAGCTACATTATCTGATACAAGTAAATTTGCAAACGGATTGGGATATGGTTCTGGTTCCATCAACATTAGTAATAATAAAGTCGAGCTTGAAGAACTTTACGGTGATCCAAATAAAGATTTATCTGCTATTACAATCGCTGAATCGACTAGTAATTTTAATGTCGCAGATAAAAATATTCGAGCTAACCAAGATAAGTTCCGCGGATCTGTTGTTTTCCAAAACAATGACATTAAAGTCAAAAAAACTTTCATGAGTACTAGACCTGGCATCATCGGAAAACAAAAGACAATGCCTATTATTTCTATTACAACAAATGCGGAGGGCGTTCTTTTTAAAGACAATAATCTTGACTTTGGGGAAATCACACAATCTTTAGCTAAAAATGCTGCAACACAAACACCATTAATTAGCTTAAACGGAAATAACGGAACTTTAGTGCAACCAGGATTAGGATTTGGTATTAATACAACTCGTACTCCAAGTAACCTCCCAAATACACTGAGTCGAACTCAACCTCTAGCTTTTATTGGTAATGATATTAAAATTTCTAATATTAGTTATGCTAACAATGTCGATTTACCAATTCGTGTATTAGAAACGAACAATCTCGTCCGATATACTGAAAATAATACCTTCACTTCTGACTCAGAAATTACAGTTTCTACTACCGATACAAAAACCGATCCACTTGGCAATGCGATCTATAAGCCTACAACCGAACGCCTCACTCCAAACAAGGAAAAGAATAACGCTCAATTCAATATGGGAGTCAGCCGTTTTTCAACAAGTTCTCCTAGCTTAGTCAATAGTTCAGAAGAGACTGTTCCATATGAAACAATCTACGTTAATGACAAGACCATCGCTGCTGGAACAAGTATTGAAAAAACTCCTGGGGTAACTGGGAAGAAAATTGTAAATACCTATGCAACTAGCGTTGATAACTCTGCTTATGAGAAAACAAGTGGAACCAATATCATGAACTACGGTCTCAGAAATTACTACGAGACAACAAATATTCGGGAAGCGACTGATAATGATCGCATTCCGGGATTGCTTCGAGCAGACTATACAACGACAGATGGCAAAATTATGACAGCCACTAAAACTTATAGTTACACTGATACTAAAAAACAAACTCAAACAACTGAGATGACTTATCGCTACGAAAACCTTCCAATTGGTTTGAAGAACGATACGCAGTATACATTTACTGATGAAAATGTAACTACGGCACCGCAAAATCGTGTTGTCCATGTAGGTACACGAACTTCCAAAGCTATTGGAGCATTTGATCAGTTTGATGTCGATTTCGAAACAGAATATGTAAACGATGATACTATTCTAGTCGGTGATACTGTCATCAAAACTCCTGGTGTCAAAGGAATCCGTACTGTTTCTTATCGAGAAACCCGTGATAATGATACAAATGATCTAATTTCAAGAGAACAAGTTTCTGATAGTATCACTACTAAACCTATTAAGCAAGTCGTACTTGTGGGAACAAAACCACTTACTAGAACTGCTCAAAGAACTGAGAAACAGGATATTGATTTTGAGATCGTTAAAGTTCCTTCTGACAAGCTATTTGTTGGTGAAGAAGAGATTCAAACCCCTGGTGTTAAAGGTACTAGAACTATTGTTCATGAAGATACTATTGACAACCGAAACAATACTGTGATCTCGTCTCGTGTTATCTCTGACGAACAAACCGAACCTGTTAAACAGATCGTACTTGTGGGAACAAAACCACTTACTGTAACTACTCAAAGAACTGAGAAACAGGATATTGATTTTGAGATCGTTAAAGTTCCTTCTGACAAGCTATTTGTTGGTGAAGAAGAGATTCAAACCCCTGGTGTTAAAGGTACTAGAACTATTGTTCATGAAGATACCATTGACAACCGAAACAATACTGTGATCTCGTCTCGTGTTATCTCTGACGAACAAACCGAACCTGTTAAACAGATCGTACTTGTGGGAACAAAACCACTTACTGTAACTACTCAAAGAACTGAGAAACAGGATATTGATTTTGAGATCGTTAAAGTTCCTTCTGACAAGCTATTTGTTGGTGAAGAAGAGATTCAAACCCCTGGTGTTAAAGGTACTAGAACTATTGTTCATGAAGATACTATTGACAACCGAAACAATACTGTGATCTCGTCTCGTGTTATCTCTGACGAACAAACCGAACCTGTTAAACAGATCGTACTTGTGGGAACAAAACCACTTACTGTAACTACTCAAAGAACTGAGAAACAGGATATTGATTTTGAGATCGTTAAAGTTCCTTCTGACAAGCTATTTGTTGGTGAAGAAGAGATTCAAACCCCTGGTGTTAAAGGTACTAGAACTATTGTTCATGAAGATACTATTGACAACCGAAACAATACTGTGATCTCGTCTCGTGTTATCTCTGACGAACAAACCGAACCTGTTAAACAGATCGTACTTGTGGGAACAAAACCACTTACTGTAACTACTCAAAGAACTGAGAAACAGGATATTGATTTTGAGATCGTTAAAGTTCCTTCTGACAAGCTATTTGTTGGTGAAGAAGAGATTCAAACCCCTGGTGTTAAAGGTACTAGAACTATTGTTCATGAAGATACCATTGACAACCGAAACAATACTGTGATCTCGTCTCGCGTCATCTCTGACGAACAAACCGAACCTGTTAAACAGATCGTACTTGTGGGAACAAAACCACTTACTGTAACTACTCAAAGAACTGAGAAACAGGATATTGATTTTGAGATCGTTAAAGTTCCTTCTGACAAGCTATTTGTTGGTGAAGAAGAGATTCAAACCCCTGGTGTTAAAGGTACTAGAACTATTGTTCACGAAGATACTATTGACAATCGAAACAATACTGTGATCTCGTCTCGTGTTATCTCTGATGAACAAACCGAACCTGTTAAACAGATCGTACTTGTGGGAACAAAACCACTCAATCGAACAGTTCAGAGAACTATTGAACTTTCTATCCCTTATGGTATTCAATCTATTTATGATGATACATTAGCCAATGGAACAAAAATGATTGTAGCCCCAGGAAAAGCTGGTCTTCGTACAATCATTATCGAAGAAGTTTTTGATGATAAAGGACAGATTATTTCTAGCAACATTCTCTCTTCTACAGTTACAATTACACCTACTGATGAAATTGTAAGAGTAGGAACAGCTGCTACTACTCCAAATAATACTGACAAATTAAGTCAAGATAGTCAACAAAACCATGCAAATACTGGACAATCTACTGTTGATAATTCCAAAGTATTACCAAATACAGGAACAGAAAACAATCACTCTGTAGCAGTAACTGGTGCGTTAGCTCTATTTGCAGCCTTAGGTCTTACACTATTCAAACGTAAAGAAGATAACGACTAA
- the pflB gene encoding formate C-acetyltransferase: MVVKTVVEAQDIFDKAWEGFKGVDWKEKASVSRFVQANYTPYDGDESFLAGPTERSLHIKKIVEETKAHYEETRFPMDTRPTSIADIPAGFIDKENEVIFGIQNDELFKLNFMPRGGIRMAETTLKENGYEPDPAVHEIFTKYVTTVNDGIFRAYTSNIRRARHAHTVTGLPDAYSRGRIIGVYARLALYGADYLMQEKVNDWNSIEEIDEETIRLREEINLQYQALQQVVRLGDLYGVDVRKPAMNVKEAIQWVNIAFMAVCRVINGAATSLGRVPIVLDIFAERDLARGTFTESEIQEFVDDFVMKLRTVKFARTKAYDQLYSGDPTFITTSMAGMGNDGRHRVTKMDYRFLNTLDNIGNSPEPNLTVLWTDKLPYNFRRYCMHMSHKHSSIQYEGVTTMAKDGYGEMSCISCCVSPLDPENEDQRHNIQYFGARVNVLKALLTGLNGGYDDVHKDYKVFDIDPIRDEVLEFESVKANFEKSLDWLTDTYVDALNIIHYMTDKYNYEAVQMAFLPTKQRANMGFGICGFANTVDTLSAIKYATVKPIRDENGYIYDYETIGEYPRWGEDDPRSNELAEWLIEAYTTRLRSHKLYKDAEATVSLLTITSNVAYSKQTGNSPVHKGVYLNEDGSVNLSKLEFFSPGANPSNKAKGGWLQNLNSLASLDFGYAADGISLTTQVSPRALGKTRDEQVDNLVTILDGYFENGGQHVNLNVMDLNDVYEKIMSGEDVIVRISGYCVNTKYLTPEQKTELTQRVFHEVLSMDDALL; encoded by the coding sequence ATGGTTGTTAAGACAGTTGTTGAAGCACAAGACATTTTTGATAAAGCTTGGGAAGGCTTCAAAGGCGTAGATTGGAAAGAAAAAGCAAGCGTTTCTCGCTTCGTTCAAGCTAACTACACACCTTATGATGGTGATGAAAGCTTCCTTGCTGGACCAACAGAACGTTCACTTCACATCAAAAAGATTGTAGAAGAAACTAAGGCTCACTACGAAGAAACTCGTTTCCCAATGGACACTCGTCCAACATCTATTGCTGATATTCCTGCTGGATTTATCGACAAAGAAAACGAAGTTATCTTCGGTATCCAAAACGATGAACTCTTCAAATTGAACTTCATGCCAAGAGGTGGTATCCGTATGGCTGAAACTACTTTGAAAGAAAATGGATACGAACCAGATCCAGCTGTTCACGAAATCTTCACTAAATATGTAACAACAGTTAACGACGGTATCTTCCGTGCCTACACTTCAAACATCCGTCGTGCTCGCCACGCTCACACTGTAACGGGACTTCCAGATGCATACTCACGTGGACGTATCATCGGTGTTTACGCACGTCTTGCTCTTTATGGTGCAGACTACTTGATGCAAGAAAAAGTAAACGATTGGAACTCAATCGAAGAAATCGATGAAGAAACAATCCGTCTTCGTGAAGAAATCAACCTTCAATACCAAGCATTGCAACAAGTTGTTCGCTTGGGTGACCTTTACGGGGTTGATGTTCGCAAACCAGCGATGAACGTGAAAGAAGCAATCCAATGGGTTAATATCGCTTTCATGGCTGTCTGCCGTGTGATTAATGGTGCCGCTACATCTCTAGGTCGTGTGCCAATCGTATTGGACATCTTTGCAGAACGTGACCTTGCTCGTGGTACATTTACTGAATCAGAAATCCAAGAGTTCGTTGATGATTTCGTTATGAAACTTCGTACAGTTAAATTTGCTCGTACAAAAGCTTATGACCAATTGTACTCAGGTGACCCAACCTTCATCACAACTTCTATGGCTGGTATGGGTAACGACGGTCGTCACCGTGTTACTAAGATGGACTACCGTTTCTTGAACACTCTTGACAACATCGGTAACTCACCAGAACCAAACTTGACAGTTCTTTGGACTGACAAATTGCCTTACAACTTCCGTCGCTACTGTATGCACATGAGCCACAAACACTCTTCTATCCAATACGAAGGTGTAACAACAATGGCTAAAGACGGATACGGTGAAATGAGCTGTATCTCATGTTGTGTATCTCCACTTGACCCAGAAAATGAAGATCAACGCCATAACATCCAGTACTTCGGTGCTCGTGTAAACGTTCTTAAAGCCCTTCTTACTGGTTTGAACGGTGGTTACGACGATGTTCACAAAGACTACAAAGTATTTGACATCGATCCTATCCGTGACGAAGTTCTTGAATTCGAATCAGTTAAAGCCAACTTCGAAAAATCTCTTGACTGGTTGACTGACACTTACGTAGATGCTTTGAACATCATCCACTACATGACTGACAAGTACAACTATGAAGCTGTTCAAATGGCCTTCTTGCCAACTAAACAACGTGCTAACATGGGATTCGGTATCTGTGGATTTGCTAACACAGTTGATACATTGTCAGCTATTAAGTACGCTACAGTTAAACCAATCCGTGACGAAAATGGCTACATCTACGATTATGAAACAATCGGTGAATACCCACGTTGGGGTGAAGATGACCCACGTTCAAACGAATTGGCAGAATGGTTGATCGAAGCTTACACAACTCGTCTACGTAGCCACAAGCTATACAAAGACGCTGAAGCTACAGTATCACTCTTGACTATCACATCTAACGTTGCTTACTCTAAACAAACTGGTAACTCACCAGTCCACAAAGGTGTATACCTCAACGAAGATGGTTCTGTGAACTTGTCTAAACTTGAATTCTTCTCACCAGGTGCTAACCCATCTAACAAAGCTAAAGGTGGATGGTTGCAAAACTTGAACTCACTTGCTAGCCTTGACTTTGGTTACGCAGCTGACGGTATTTCATTGACAACTCAAGTTTCACCTCGTGCTCTTGGTAAGACTCGTGACGAACAAGTGGATAACTTGGTAACAATCCTTGATGGTTACTTCGAAAACGGTGGACAACACGTTAACTTGAACGTTATGGACTTGAACGATGTTTACGAAAAAATCATGTCAGGTGAAGACGTTATCGTACGTATCTCTGGATACTGTGTAAACACTAAATACCTCACTCCAGAACAAAAAACTGAATTGACACAACGTGTCTTCCACGAAGTTCTTTCAATGGATGATGCATTGCTCTAA
- the dinB gene encoding DNA polymerase IV produces MLIFPLINDLSRKIIHIDMDAFFAAVEIRDNPKLKGKPVIIGSDPRQTGGRGVVSTCSYEARAFGIHSAMSSKEAYERCPQAVFISGNYEKYKAVGLEIRAIFKRYTDLIEPMSIDEAYLDVTENKLGIKSAVKIARLIQQDIWQELHLTASAGVSYNKFLAKMASDYQKPHGLTVILPDQAEDFLKQMDIAKFHGVGKKTVERLHEMGIYTGADLLDVSEVTLIDRFGRLGYDLYRKARGIHNSPVKSNRIRKSIGKEKTYSKILQDEEDIKKELTLLSEKVAHNLSKQDKAGKIIILKIRYTDFSTLTRRKSLPQATQDASQISQTALQLYEELAEKEKGIRLLGITVTGF; encoded by the coding sequence ATGCTCATATTTCCATTGATCAATGATTTGTCAAGAAAAATCATCCACATCGACATGGATGCCTTTTTTGCTGCGGTGGAAATACGAGACAATCCTAAATTAAAAGGAAAACCTGTCATCATTGGAAGCGACCCTAGACAAACTGGCGGTCGAGGAGTCGTTTCTACCTGTAGCTATGAGGCACGAGCCTTTGGTATTCACTCTGCCATGAGTTCTAAAGAAGCTTATGAGCGTTGTCCCCAAGCCGTCTTTATCTCCGGGAATTATGAGAAGTATAAGGCAGTTGGACTTGAGATTCGAGCTATTTTTAAACGCTACACTGATTTGATTGAACCCATGAGTATCGACGAAGCCTACTTGGATGTGACAGAAAATAAACTCGGTATCAAGTCAGCTGTTAAAATAGCTCGCCTCATCCAACAAGATATCTGGCAGGAACTGCACTTGACTGCTTCTGCTGGCGTTTCCTACAATAAATTTCTAGCTAAAATGGCTAGTGATTATCAAAAGCCACATGGTTTGACAGTGATCCTCCCAGATCAGGCTGAGGATTTTCTCAAACAAATGGACATTGCTAAATTTCACGGTGTGGGCAAAAAAACAGTTGAACGCCTTCATGAAATGGGCATTTATACTGGTGCAGACTTATTGGATGTCTCAGAAGTTACTTTAATTGATCGCTTTGGCAGACTTGGTTATGATCTTTATAGAAAAGCTCGTGGTATTCACAATTCTCCAGTCAAGTCCAATCGCATCCGCAAATCAATCGGGAAGGAGAAAACCTATAGTAAGATTCTCCAGGATGAAGAAGATATCAAAAAAGAGCTGACTCTTCTCTCTGAAAAAGTAGCTCACAATCTCAGCAAGCAGGACAAAGCTGGAAAAATCATTATCCTAAAGATTCGTTACACCGACTTCTCCACCCTGACTAGACGAAAAAGCCTTCCACAAGCAACACAGGACGCTAGTCAGATTTCTCAAACTGCCCTTCAACTCTACGAAGAGCTAGCTGAAAAAGAAAAAGGTATCCGTTTACTAGGAATTACAGTGACAGGATTTTAA